One Panicum virgatum strain AP13 chromosome 3N, P.virgatum_v5, whole genome shotgun sequence DNA segment encodes these proteins:
- the LOC120665268 gene encoding uncharacterized protein LOC120665268 yields the protein MEGLIPFIYRAVVQYRKEGQVSVGDLLFDEPSPTSYFRLPGDSGRYQVTAASDLFSRTAADSGSTGAIRRSPARCPMQRRRALDRES from the coding sequence ATGGAAGGCCTCATCCCCTTCATCTACAGGGCCGTCGTGCAGTACAGGAAGGAAGGGCAGGTCTCCGTCGGCGACCTCTTGTTCGACGAGCCGTCGCCGACGTCCTACTTCCGCCTCCCGGGGGACTCCGGCCGGTACCAGGTGACGGCGGCGAGCGATCTCTTCTCCCGGACGGCTGCTGACTCCGGTTCCACCGGCGCTATACGGCGGTCTCCGGCGAGGTGCCCgatgcagcgccgccgcgccctggaCCGTGAATCGTGA
- the LOC120665270 gene encoding CASP-like protein 5B2: MPGLAGRPGSWGGLLLRVGQTFFAAACIGVMGSSLGFSSYTAFCYLVASMGLQMLWSFGLACLDAYAIKVKKDLTHPIMLSLFVVGDWVTAILSFAASSSAGGVVILFQKDVLFCRRYPQLPCGKYELATAFAFLSWALSATSALIAFWLLAAF, translated from the exons ATGCCGGGGCTGGCGGGGAGGCCGGGGTCGTGGggcgggctgctgctgcgggtCGGGCAGACGttcttcgccgccgcctgcatcgGCGTCATGGGGTCGTCCCTCGGATTCTCCAGCTACACCGCCTTCTG CTACTTGGTTGCATCAATGGGACTTCAAATGTTGTGGAGCTTCGGGCTTGCATGTCTTGATGCATATGCCATCAAAGTCAAAAAGGATCTCACCCACCCAATTATGTTGAGCTTATTTGTCGTTGGAGACTGG GTAACAGCAATTCTGTCATTCGCTGCGTCGAGCTCAGCTGGTGGTGTAGTAATTCTATTTCAAAAGGATGTGCTCTTCTGCAGAAGGTATCCTCAGCTCCCTTGCGGAAAGTATGAGCTCGCCACAGCATTTGCCTTCCTGTCTTGGGCACTCAGTGCTACATCAGCCCTGATCGCGTTTTGGCTCCTTGCCGCGTTCTGA